In the Shewanella sp. OMA3-2 genome, one interval contains:
- a CDS encoding NADH:ubiquinone reductase (Na(+)-transporting) subunit B, translating into MSLKDFIERIEPQFEKGGKYEKWYALYEAAATVFYTPGKVNKGITHVRDNIDLKRMMITVWACTFPAMFFGMYNVGLQAQVALAADFGTPDVWQVGLFELFGAQLTADSGIASLMWYGACFFLPIYAVTFAVGGFWEVLFASVRGHEVNEGFFVTSVLFALTLPATIPLWMVALGITFGVVVAKEIFGGTGRNFLNPALAGRAFLFFAYPLSMSGDTTWVVADGYSGATALSQAAQGTFDYANNANWIDAFMGFIPGSVGEVSTFAILLGGLVIIYTRIASWRIVGGVMIGMAAIATLLNVIGSDTNPMFAMPWHWHLVLGGFAFGMMFMATDPVSASFTNSAKWAYGLLIGAMVVFIRVINPAFPEGMMLAILFANLFAPLFDHFVVQANIKRRIARG; encoded by the coding sequence ATGAGCTTGAAAGATTTTATCGAGCGTATTGAACCGCAATTTGAAAAAGGCGGTAAATACGAGAAGTGGTATGCGCTTTATGAAGCTGCTGCTACGGTATTTTATACTCCAGGTAAAGTGAACAAGGGGATAACCCATGTTCGTGACAACATTGACCTAAAACGTATGATGATTACGGTTTGGGCGTGTACATTTCCAGCAATGTTTTTTGGTATGTACAACGTGGGTCTACAAGCGCAAGTGGCATTAGCTGCTGACTTTGGTACCCCAGATGTTTGGCAAGTTGGATTGTTTGAATTATTTGGTGCTCAGTTAACTGCTGACTCAGGTATCGCATCACTGATGTGGTATGGCGCGTGTTTCTTCTTACCTATCTACGCAGTGACTTTCGCTGTGGGTGGTTTCTGGGAAGTTTTATTCGCCTCAGTCCGCGGTCATGAAGTCAACGAAGGTTTCTTCGTCACTTCAGTACTATTCGCATTAACTTTACCCGCAACGATTCCTTTATGGATGGTGGCGTTAGGGATTACATTCGGTGTTGTGGTTGCTAAAGAAATCTTTGGTGGTACAGGCCGTAACTTCCTTAACCCTGCGTTAGCAGGTCGTGCATTCTTGTTCTTTGCTTACCCATTAAGTATGTCTGGTGACACTACTTGGGTTGTTGCCGATGGTTATTCTGGCGCAACTGCACTAAGCCAAGCTGCACAAGGCACATTTGATTATGCTAATAATGCAAACTGGATTGATGCTTTTATGGGCTTTATTCCTGGTTCAGTAGGTGAAGTCTCTACCTTTGCTATTTTGCTAGGTGGTTTAGTCATTATTTATACTCGCATCGCTTCGTGGAGAATCGTGGGTGGTGTGATGATAGGCATGGCAGCTATTGCAACATTATTAAACGTAATTGGTAGCGATACTAACCCTATGTTTGCAATGCCTTGGCATTGGCATTTAGTGTTAGGTGGTTTTGCTTTCGGTATGATGTTTATGGCGACTGATCCTGTATCAGCTTCATTTACAAATTCTGCAAAGTGGGCCTACGGTCTGTTAATCGGTGCGATGGTGGTGTTTATCCGTGTGATTAACCCTGCATTTCCTGAAGGTATGATGTTAGCTATTTTGTTTGCTAACTTATTTGCCCCATTATTTGACCACTTCGTCGTTCAAGCAAATATCAAACGGAGGATCGCACGTGGCTAG
- a CDS encoding Na(+)-translocating NADH-quinone reductase subunit C yields the protein MASNKDSFGRTLFVVVGLCLICSVLVSTAAVVLKPIQQENKLLDKQKYILEAASLINTKEGKVTKADILSKYDQYVEARLVDLKTGEFVEGDANTYDQRKASRDVSTSSIPENDIASIKRVADKAVVYLVRDDDGKLTSVILPVHGYGLWSTMYAFLALEADLNTVQGLVYYDQAETPGLGGEVENPKWKALWNGKQLFDEQGNFAISVTKNPAVASTVYGVDALSGATLTSNGVEHSLQFWLGKEGFASFIAKARNGGLS from the coding sequence GTGGCTAGTAATAAAGATTCGTTCGGTAGAACGCTATTTGTTGTTGTCGGCTTATGTCTTATCTGCTCAGTGCTTGTTTCTACTGCTGCTGTGGTATTAAAACCTATTCAGCAAGAGAACAAGTTACTTGATAAACAAAAGTATATTCTTGAAGCGGCAAGTCTGATTAATACTAAAGAAGGCAAGGTCACTAAAGCAGATATTCTTAGCAAATATGATCAATATGTTGAAGCACGTTTAGTCGACCTAAAAACCGGTGAGTTTGTCGAGGGTGACGCTAATACTTATGATCAACGTAAAGCATCGCGGGATGTCAGTACCTCGTCAATTCCTGAGAATGACATTGCCTCAATCAAACGCGTTGCTGATAAAGCGGTAGTGTATTTGGTTCGTGATGATGATGGTAAATTAACCAGCGTAATTTTACCTGTCCACGGTTACGGCTTATGGTCGACCATGTATGCATTTTTAGCATTAGAAGCGGACTTAAACACAGTGCAAGGCTTAGTTTACTATGATCAAGCTGAAACACCGGGTCTAGGTGGTGAAGTTGAAAATCCAAAGTGGAAAGCATTGTGGAACGGCAAGCAGTTATTTGATGAGCAAGGTAACTTTGCTATCAGCGTAACTAAAAACCCTGCAGTGGCGAGCACTGTTTACGGTGTTGATGCACTTTCTGGTGCAACATTGACCAGTAACGGCGTAGAACATTCATTGCAGTTTTGGTTAGGTAAAGAAGGCTTTGCAAGCTTTATCGCTAAAGCACGCAACGGAGGGTTAAGCTAA
- a CDS encoding NADH:ubiquinone reductase (Na(+)-transporting) subunit D, translating to MADVKELKQVLTGPIINNNPIALQILGVCSALAVTTKLETALVMTIALTAVTAFSNLFISLIRNHIPSSVRIIVQMTIIASLVIVVDQVLQAYAYAISKQLSVFVGLIITNCIVMGRAEAYAMKTPPMMSFMDGIGNGLGYGVILLSVGFFRELFGNGSLFGVEILSKISDGGWYQPNGLLLLPPSAFFLIGGFIWLIRTYKPEQVEAKG from the coding sequence ATGGCTGACGTTAAAGAACTTAAACAGGTTCTGACTGGACCGATTATCAATAACAACCCAATTGCATTGCAAATATTGGGTGTTTGTAGTGCCCTGGCTGTTACCACTAAGCTTGAGACTGCATTGGTAATGACGATTGCTTTAACTGCGGTAACAGCGTTTTCTAACCTGTTTATCTCGCTTATTCGTAATCATATTCCAAGCAGTGTGCGTATTATTGTACAGATGACCATTATTGCCTCACTGGTAATCGTGGTTGACCAAGTACTACAAGCTTATGCTTATGCTATTTCTAAACAGTTATCAGTATTCGTAGGTTTGATTATTACTAACTGTATTGTAATGGGACGAGCTGAAGCTTATGCAATGAAAACGCCTCCAATGATGAGCTTTATGGATGGTATCGGTAACGGTTTAGGTTACGGTGTTATTTTATTGTCTGTAGGTTTTTTCCGTGAATTATTTGGTAATGGTTCATTATTCGGCGTAGAAATCCTCAGCAAAATCTCTGACGGTGGCTGGTACCAACCTAACGGTTTGTTACTGCTTCCACCAAGTGCGTTCTTCTTGATCGGTGGTTTTATCTGGCTGATCCGTACGTATAAGCCAGAGCAAGTTGAAGCAAAAGGGTAA
- the nqrE gene encoding NADH:ubiquinone reductase (Na(+)-transporting) subunit E: protein MEHYISLLIRSVFIENMALAFFLGMCTFLAVSKKVTTAMGLGVAVIVVLAISVPANQIIYQGLLAPGALAWAGIPEADLSFLKFITFIGVIAALVQILEMALDKYFPPLYNALGIFLPLITVNCAIFGAVSFMVERDYNLGESVVFGIGSGIGWALAIVLLAGIREKMKYSDVPNGLRGLGITFVTAGLMALGFMSFSGVSL from the coding sequence ATGGAACATTATATTAGTTTATTAATTCGCTCCGTTTTCATTGAAAATATGGCGCTAGCCTTCTTCTTAGGTATGTGTACTTTCTTAGCTGTGTCTAAAAAAGTGACTACTGCGATGGGCCTAGGTGTTGCAGTTATCGTGGTATTGGCTATCTCGGTTCCTGCTAACCAAATTATTTATCAAGGTTTACTTGCGCCAGGTGCTTTAGCTTGGGCAGGTATTCCGGAAGCTGATTTAAGCTTCTTGAAGTTCATTACCTTCATCGGTGTGATTGCAGCGCTTGTACAAATTTTGGAAATGGCATTAGATAAATACTTTCCACCTTTATACAATGCATTGGGTATTTTCTTACCATTGATTACTGTTAACTGTGCAATTTTCGGTGCAGTATCATTTATGGTAGAGCGTGACTATAACCTAGGCGAAAGCGTAGTGTTTGGTATCGGCTCTGGTATCGGTTGGGCGTTAGCAATTGTATTGTTAGCGGGTATCCGTGAGAAAATGAAGTATTCTGATGTGCCAAATGGCTTACGTGGCTTAGGTATTACCTTTGTTACCGCTGGTCTTATGGCTTTGGGTTTCATGTCGTTCTCTGGTGTTTCTTTGTAA
- the nqrF gene encoding NADH:ubiquinone reductase (Na(+)-transporting) subunit F, producing the protein MGILESTPIDVYLGVSMFTVIVLVLVLVILFAKSKLVASGDITISINGDADKAIKTGAGGKLLGALANNGIFVSSACGGGGSCGQCRVMIKSGGGDILPTELDHISKGEARQGCRLSCQVNVKSDMDIELDEEIFGIKKWECAVISNDNKATFIKELKLQIPDGETVPFRAGGYIQIEAPAHHVKYAEFEVPEQYRGDWEHFGFFKLESKVDEETIRAYSMANYPEEFGIIMLNVRIATPPPRNLTLPCGKMSSYIWSLKAGDKVTISGPFGEFFAKDTDAEMVFIGGGAGMAPMRSHIFDQLKRLNSKRKISFWYGARSKREMFYVEDFDGLAAENDNFKWHVALSDPQAEDNWTGYTGFIHNVLYENYLRDHDAPEDCEFYMCGPPMMNAAVIGMLKDLGVEDENILLDDFGG; encoded by the coding sequence ATGGGTATTCTTGAATCTACTCCAATAGATGTTTATCTAGGTGTGAGTATGTTTACCGTTATCGTACTGGTTTTGGTATTAGTGATTTTATTCGCTAAGTCTAAGCTAGTTGCTAGCGGTGATATCACCATTAGTATCAATGGTGATGCAGACAAAGCAATTAAAACAGGTGCCGGTGGTAAGTTACTGGGTGCCTTAGCCAACAATGGTATTTTCGTATCAAGTGCATGTGGTGGCGGTGGCTCATGTGGTCAATGCCGTGTGATGATTAAATCTGGTGGTGGTGATATTTTACCAACAGAACTAGATCACATCAGTAAAGGCGAAGCCCGCCAAGGTTGTCGTTTGTCATGTCAGGTCAACGTAAAAAGTGACATGGACATTGAATTAGACGAAGAAATTTTCGGCATCAAAAAGTGGGAATGTGCGGTTATCTCTAACGATAACAAAGCCACTTTCATTAAAGAGCTTAAGCTGCAAATTCCTGATGGCGAAACAGTGCCATTCCGTGCCGGCGGTTATATTCAAATTGAAGCACCAGCTCATCATGTCAAATATGCTGAGTTTGAAGTACCTGAACAGTATCGTGGCGACTGGGAACATTTTGGTTTCTTCAAGCTAGAGTCAAAAGTCGACGAAGAAACCATTCGTGCATACTCAATGGCTAACTATCCAGAAGAGTTTGGTATTATTATGTTGAACGTGCGTATTGCTACGCCACCACCACGTAATTTGACCTTACCTTGTGGTAAAATGTCTTCGTACATTTGGAGTCTGAAAGCGGGTGATAAAGTCACTATTTCTGGTCCTTTTGGTGAGTTCTTCGCTAAAGATACAGATGCAGAGATGGTCTTTATTGGTGGTGGAGCAGGTATGGCGCCAATGCGCTCTCATATCTTCGACCAACTTAAACGCTTAAACTCTAAACGTAAGATCAGTTTTTGGTACGGTGCACGCTCTAAGCGTGAAATGTTCTATGTAGAAGATTTCGACGGCCTTGCTGCTGAAAACGATAACTTTAAATGGCATGTAGCTTTGTCTGATCCTCAAGCTGAAGATAACTGGACGGGTTACACAGGTTTTATTCATAACGTATTGTATGAAAACTATCTACGTGACCATGATGCGCCAGAAGATTGTGAGTTCTACATGTGTGGACCTCCAATGATGAACGCAGCAGTTATTGGTATGTTAAAAGATTTAGGCGTTGAAGATGAGAACATCTTATTAGATGACTTCGGCGGTTAA
- a CDS encoding FAD:protein FMN transferase, giving the protein MMATSIKLFLLILIACTVTACTQPETTIKLEGRTMGTTYHITLVTNEHLPPAQMLQTEIDMALEMVNNQMSTYRPNSELSRFNQLQIRQGVDVSTDTLLVVKEGIRLYEITDGALDITLGPLVNLWGFGPDKRPTTIPTAKAISDAKAKTGINELTIEGNKLVKHNADLYVDLSSIAKGFGVDKVASLLDKYQIEGYLVEIGGEISTKGTKFDGSPWRIAIEKPAEDGQEVQQVIELGTIALATSGDYRIYYEENGERFTHLIDPRTGYPIKHKLASATVLHKSSMTADGYATAMMVLGTEASLALAKEQNLAIMLIEKQEQGYQVFYSEAFKPYLD; this is encoded by the coding sequence ATTATGGCTACATCAATTAAATTATTCTTGCTTATCCTTATTGCTTGCACAGTTACTGCCTGTACTCAGCCTGAGACAACCATTAAATTGGAAGGGCGAACAATGGGTACCACTTATCATATTACTTTGGTTACTAACGAGCATTTACCACCAGCCCAAATGTTACAAACAGAAATTGATATGGCTCTTGAAATGGTCAATAACCAAATGTCTACCTACCGACCAAATTCTGAACTATCTCGCTTTAATCAGTTACAAATTAGACAAGGTGTTGATGTCTCGACCGATACTCTTTTAGTGGTAAAAGAAGGGATCCGTCTTTATGAGATAACCGATGGGGCTTTAGATATAACGTTAGGGCCGTTGGTTAACTTGTGGGGTTTTGGGCCTGATAAACGCCCAACGACTATTCCGACAGCCAAAGCAATAAGTGATGCCAAAGCAAAAACCGGCATAAATGAGTTAACAATTGAAGGTAACAAGTTGGTTAAACATAATGCCGATTTATATGTTGATCTATCTTCAATAGCCAAAGGCTTTGGTGTTGATAAAGTGGCATCTTTATTAGATAAGTATCAAATAGAAGGCTATTTAGTTGAGATTGGTGGTGAAATTAGCACCAAAGGCACTAAGTTTGATGGCTCGCCTTGGCGGATCGCAATAGAAAAACCAGCTGAAGACGGCCAGGAAGTGCAGCAAGTTATAGAACTTGGTACAATAGCGCTAGCGACATCGGGTGACTATCGTATTTATTATGAAGAAAACGGCGAGCGTTTTACCCATTTAATTGATCCTCGTACTGGTTATCCTATTAAGCACAAATTAGCTTCAGCAACCGTACTACATAAAAGCTCAATGACAGCAGATGGTTATGCTACTGCAATGATGGTATTGGGGACAGAGGCATCATTAGCACTTGCCAAAGAGCAAAATTTAGCAATAATGCTGATTGAAAAGCAGGAACAAGGTTATCAAGTTTTTTATAGTGAGGCCTTTAAGCCTTATCTTGATTGA
- the nqrM gene encoding (Na+)-NQR maturation NqrM — protein MSTFIAAFVVLLVFFLLMSIGYIIKKKAVEGSCGGLGVLGIEKACDCDDPCDKRKRRMAEEERRDKLAQNRII, from the coding sequence ATGAGCACATTTATTGCTGCGTTTGTGGTGTTATTAGTTTTTTTCTTATTAATGTCTATTGGCTATATTATTAAGAAAAAAGCAGTGGAAGGAAGCTGTGGAGGCCTAGGTGTACTGGGTATCGAAAAAGCCTGTGACTGCGATGACCCCTGCGATAAACGTAAACGTCGAATGGCAGAAGAAGAGCGCCGTGACAAGTTAGCGCAAAATAGAATTATCTAA
- the greA gene encoding transcription elongation factor GreA, protein MNKVPMTVVGADQLRKELDILKFDRRPKITEAIASARELGDLKENAEYHAAREDQGICEARIRDIEGKLSNVQIIDVTKIENTGRVIFGTTVSILNINTDAEVTYRIVGDDEADIKQNLISVNSPIARGLIGKNEGDEVGIATPGGITDYEILSVKYI, encoded by the coding sequence ATGAATAAAGTTCCAATGACTGTTGTTGGTGCTGATCAATTACGCAAAGAATTAGACATCTTAAAGTTTGATCGTCGCCCTAAAATTACAGAAGCAATCGCTTCGGCGCGTGAGCTTGGTGATTTAAAAGAAAATGCAGAATATCATGCAGCGCGTGAAGACCAAGGAATATGCGAAGCTCGTATTCGTGATATTGAAGGTAAACTGTCTAATGTGCAGATTATTGATGTCACTAAAATAGAGAATACTGGCCGAGTTATCTTTGGTACTACTGTTAGTATTCTCAATATCAATACTGATGCTGAAGTTACCTACCGAATTGTTGGTGATGATGAAGCTGATATCAAACAGAATTTAATTTCTGTTAACTCACCTATCGCCCGTGGACTTATTGGCAAGAACGAAGGTGATGAAGTCGGTATAGCAACTCCTGGTGGCATCACTGATTATGAAATATTATCGGTTAAATATATCTAA